The Deinococcus puniceus genome segment CCCGCTGTACCCCCTGCGGCGCGTCAATTCCAAATCCGACGCCGATCCTATCTTCGAGCGCGTGAGTTGGGAGGAGGCACTGGACGCCATCGCGGGCCGCCTGAGAACCTTGCTGGACACGCGGGGGCCGTCTTCCATCCTGCGTTACCACTACGCCGGAACGATGGGCCTGATGGAAAACGCCCACGCCCACACGCTCTGGCGGGCGCTGGGCACGCCGGAACTGGAAGAAACCATCTGCGCCACCGCCGGAAGCGCCGCGTGGACATTAGGCTACGGCCCGCGCTACGGCGTAGACCCGCTGGATGTGCCGCACGCCAAACTCATCGTGCTGTGGGGCATCAACAGCCTGAGTACCCACAGCCACCTGACCCCCCAGATGACGGCGGCGCGGAAGGCGGGGGCGCGGATTATTCATGTCGACCCTTACCGCAACCGCACGTCTGTCTACGCCGACCAGCACCTGAAGCTGAAACCCGGCACCGACGCGGCGCTGGCCCTGGGCGTGATGCACGAACTGTTCGCCCACGGCTGGACGGACGCGACCTATATAGCCGAAGCCACGCTGGGCATAGACGAACTGCGGGAGGCCGCCGCCGAATGGACGCCCGAACGCACCGCCGCCGTGACTGGCCTGAGCGTGCAGGAAATCCGAGAATTTGCCCGCGCCATCGGTACCACGCGCCCCACTTACATTCGCGTGGGCTACGGCATGACCCGCCACGAATTCGGCGGAACCAATCTGCGGGCCGTGACCCTGCTTCCGGCCCTGACCGGAGACTGGCGTTTGCGCGGCGGCGGCGTGACCCTCAGCACGGGCGGCGCATTCGCCTTGAACCGGGCACGGGTAGGCGGGGCCGACTTGCTGAAGCCCGAAACACCCCGCGTGAACATGAACGAACTGGCGAACGCCCTGAGGCCCGAGAACGAATTGGGCGCACTGGTGGTCTACAACTGCAACCCGGCGGTGGTGGCCCCCGACTCGGCCCGCGTGCGTGCAGGACTCCAGCGAGAAGACCTGATGGTGGTGGTGCTGGAGCAGGCCATGACCGAGACTGCCCGCCACGCCGACTATGTGTTGCCCGCGACAACGTTTATGGAACACGCCGACGTCTACACCAGTTACGGCCACCACTGGCTGTCGTATAACCCCGCCACGCTGGAGGCTCCCGGCGAGGCCCGCCCCAATACCTGGGTGTTTGGAGAACTGGCCCGCCGTTTGGGCGTCACCGAACCCGCCGTGTACTGGACGGTAGACGACCTGCTGAACGAGGTGTTGGACACGCCGCACCCGCATCTGGCAGGCATTACCCCGGAGCGGCTGAAGGCAGAAGGCATGGTTCACCTGAATTTGCCCGAAGACTGGCGGCCCTATGCGCACGGCGCACCCACGCCCAGCGGCAAGGTGCAACTCTCGCCCGCGCCGCAGCACCGCGAACCCGAAGCCGCCCTGAATCCCGACTTTCCCCTGCGTCTGCTGACGCCGCCCGCGCACCATTTCCTGAACTCTACCTACGGCAACTTGCCCAACCTCACCCGCGCCGAGGGCAGCGAACCACACGCCCTGATTCACCCCGCCGATGCCGAAGCCTATGGCCTAGCTGACGGCGAATACGCCCGCCTGACCAGCGAAGTCGGCAGCACCCGCCGCCGCCTGCGCGTGACCGAGGCGGCGCAACCGGGCGTGGTGGTCGTGGAAGGCAGTTGGTGGGGCTTGTCTGCCCCGGACGGCGAAAGCATCAATGCGATCACCGCCCAAACGCTGACGGATCTGGGCGGCGGGAGTACCTTTCACAACACGCGGATTCGGGTTGAGCGGGCAGAAAGCTAAGGATTCAGGGCGCTTGCTGCTCCAACTGCTCGCGTACCGAATCGGTTTCTTCCAAGAAGGTGAGGCGCTGCACGTAAGGCACGCGCTCCACGATAAAGGTCTGGGCGGCGCGGTCTAGCCCGAACGCCATGCCCACCGCGAACACGGCCAGCACCACCCCGAACGTCTGCTGAATCCGGCTCAGGTTGCCCATCAGGGCCGGAACCCGCTTCAGCATGGCCCGCCCGCCGCGCATGATGGCCAGCATGGGCAGCGCCACGCCGAGGGCATACGCCAGCGTGACCGCCACCGCGAAGGCCGTGACCTGCCCGCTCAGCGCCAGCGTCGTGACGCTGGCCAGAATCGGCCCCACGCACGGTGTCCAGACCAGCCCCAGCGTCAGGCCTACCAGCAGGCCACCGCCGAAGCCGTCGCCGCCCTTGCTGTTTCCAGTGGCAACCCTGTGGGGCACCACCCTTGCGGCCAGTACCTCAAAACGCAGTTGCAGGGCAGGCACCGCCAGCGTCAGGCCGAAGACGAACAGCAGGGCCACCGCGCCCCAGCGCACGGCATCCGGGCTGAGGTTCAGGGCCGACACCAGCGTGGAGAGGAACAGTGTCAGCACCACGAAACTGCCCACGAACCCCACGATGATTCCGGCGGGCCGCGCCTTTCCGCCCACCGTGCCCGACAGCAACACAGGTAACACGGGCAGCACGCAGGGCGAAATGACGGTCAGCACGCCGCCCACAAAGGCGATCAGCAGCAGCAGCACGGCTCAGGCTCCTAGTTGGTGTTGGCTTTCTTGGTATTGGCGATGATGTCGCGCAGGTTGCCGCCTGCCCACTTTTTCAGCGCCTTGCCCTGCGCGTCCACCAGCACGAAGGTATGCTGGTAGGTGATCCCGTACTGCTTCTTCAGGGCCGATTCCTTGTCGTAGTCGGTCTTGAAAACGGTCACGCCTGCGGGCAACTGCGCCAGATTCTTTTTGATGTCGGCGTCGGCGGCCTTGCAGTTGGGGCACCACGTCGCGTGAAAGAACAGCACCCGCTGCGTGCCTTTGGCGGCGTCGAAGGCGGCTTTGGTGTACACCACGTAGCCGCCCGACTTCTTCATGGTGTCGGTCATGGCCGGAGTGGTCATCGTCGGAGTCGCCATTGTTTGGGCAGGCGCGGCGCTGCTGAGGAGCGCGGCAGCCACCAGCATTCCGGGCAGCACCAGCGCGGGCAGGGCAAGGCGGGACAGGGCGGAACGGGATGCGGCGGCGGTGTTAGGCGTGTAGTCAGACATGGTGGAGCCTCCTGCTGATTGATACGCCGCGCCCCGCGCAAAGGTTCATTCCTGCCGATTCGGTAGCATCTTGCCAACCGCGCCAGCTTCAGCAGTTCCGGTTTTTCGGTAATGCGCGGCTCAGAAGTAAAAATTTAGGAGGTAGTACATTGCGGCGACGTAGCCTAGCCAGCCCAGAATGGCTATCCCACACAGGCCTATGGCGATGCCTTGCACCACCTTATTGTTAGTCCGTTTGCCGATCAGACACACCAAGACACCGCAAAGAAGGCAACTGATTGCCAGAAAATGTGGATTCACCAGCTCACCCCTCCAGCATCCGCCCCCACCCTTCCGCATCCTCGCCCACCGTCAGCACCTTGCCGCCCCGTACCAGCGGGAGCTTCAGCAGTTCCGGCGTCTCTATGATCCGCGTGATGATGCCTTCTTCGGTGGTTCGCAGGTAGGCGAGGTTAGACCGCTCGTAGGCTTTGCCTTCCATGTCCAGCAGAGCATTCAGGCCAAATTTCTGCACAAAGCGGGTCAGTTCACCCTTGGCAATCGGCTTCACGCTCAGGTCTACGAAATGAATCTTGACCCGGCGCTCCTTAAAAAAGCGCTCGGCGGCGCGGGTGGCGGGGTTCTTTTTGGTGCCGAACATCTGCACTTGGGGGGCGGTGGGGGCGGCGCTCATGGCAAGAAGTGTAAATGGAACGTGGATCGTGGTTTGTTTGACCTACGATCCACGTTCCATCCTCTCCATTCCTAATTCGTCAAAAAGCCTGAAAAATCCCCGTCCACGCCACTCACGGGCAGGCCTAGATGGTCATAGGCGTGCGCCGTCGCCACGCGGCCCCTCGGCGTGCGCTTGATAAAGCCCAGCTGAATCAGGTACGGCTCGTACACGTCTTCCAGCGTCAGGGCGTCCTCGCTGATGGCGGTGGCGAGGGTGTCCACACCCACCGGGCCGCCTGCAAAGCGGTGAATCAGGGTTTCGAGGTACTTCTTGTCGCGGTCATCGAGGCCCGCCGCATCCAGCCCCAGCTTATCGAGCGCGTGCATGGCGCGGTCTAGCCCGATCAGGCTTTCGCCCGCCACTTCGGCATAGTCGCGCACCCGGCGCAGCAGGCGTTTGGCAATTCGCATGGTGCCCCGGCTGCGTGCGCCGATTTCTATGGCCGCGGTTTCGTCCAGCCCGAACCCCAGCAGGCGGGCGTCGCGCAGCAAGTTGGTGCCGATTTCTTCCGGGGTGTAGTACTCCAAATGCTCCATGATGCCGAACCGCGAGCGCATGGGCGCGGTGATCAGGCCGGGGCGGGTGGTGGCCCCCACCAGCGTAAAGCGCGGCAGCGGCAATTCGATGGTGCGGGCGGCTGGCCCCTGACCCAGCACGATGTCCAGCTTAAAATCTTCCATCGCCGGATAAAGGTGTTCCTCGGCCACGCGCCCCAGACGGTGAATTTCGTCGATGAACAACACGTCGCCTTCTTCGAGGCTGTTGGTCAGGATGGCCGCCAAGTCTCCCGGCTTTTCGATGGCGGGGCCGGAAGTCACGCGGATATTCACGCCGAGTTCGTGCGCGATGATGTGGGCCAGTGTGGTCTTCCCCAGTCCGGGCGGCCCGAACAGCAGCGTATGATCCAGCGCTTCTTTGCGGCCCTTTGCGGCCTGAAGGTACACGCCCAGCTTTTCTTTCAGGCGTTCTTGGCCCACATACTCCGTCAGTGTTTTGGGCCTGAGGGCGGGATCGAGCGGTTCGGTCATGCCCACTATATTACGCTATTTCCGAAATTGAGAACGGGAGTCTGTCTCTCAGTCTCGGATACAGATTTGCCTTCACACAATATCAGGGGTGGATTTGTTTCTTGACATAATCAGTAGTGTAACTTATACTAGATTTGTCTCAAGCAGTTGGTCACAATTCGCCCCCATGTCCCGCCCTCACGCTCCCCAGAGAGGTTCCCTATCCATGCCTACTTATACGCACCACCCCGCTGGAACCCTGACTTGGCTCGATCTGTCTTCGCCCAATATGGACGCTGATCTTGCGTTTTATCAGCAGGTCTTCGGCTGGGCCATTTCCGAGGGCGTAGAGGAATACGGCGGCTACCGCACCGCCACCGTAAACGGAAAGCGTGTGGCGGGCCTTGCCCCCCAGATGCCGGGCATGGGCGGCGGGGCGGGCG includes the following:
- a CDS encoding molybdopterin oxidoreductase family protein — its product is MTAPLLPVPTRDVLLTCPLDCPDACRLRITLARGGDGQERAVKLTGDADHPYTRGFACVKTVHYPARQNHPERPLYPLRRVNSKSDADPIFERVSWEEALDAIAGRLRTLLDTRGPSSILRYHYAGTMGLMENAHAHTLWRALGTPELEETICATAGSAAWTLGYGPRYGVDPLDVPHAKLIVLWGINSLSTHSHLTPQMTAARKAGARIIHVDPYRNRTSVYADQHLKLKPGTDAALALGVMHELFAHGWTDATYIAEATLGIDELREAAAEWTPERTAAVTGLSVQEIREFARAIGTTRPTYIRVGYGMTRHEFGGTNLRAVTLLPALTGDWRLRGGGVTLSTGGAFALNRARVGGADLLKPETPRVNMNELANALRPENELGALVVYNCNPAVVAPDSARVRAGLQREDLMVVVLEQAMTETARHADYVLPATTFMEHADVYTSYGHHWLSYNPATLEAPGEARPNTWVFGELARRLGVTEPAVYWTVDDLLNEVLDTPHPHLAGITPERLKAEGMVHLNLPEDWRPYAHGAPTPSGKVQLSPAPQHREPEAALNPDFPLRLLTPPAHHFLNSTYGNLPNLTRAEGSEPHALIHPADAEAYGLADGEYARLTSEVGSTRRRLRVTEAAQPGVVVVEGSWWGLSAPDGESINAITAQTLTDLGGGSTFHNTRIRVERAES
- a CDS encoding cytochrome c biogenesis CcdA family protein encodes the protein MLLLLIAFVGGVLTVISPCVLPVLPVLLSGTVGGKARPAGIIVGFVGSFVVLTLFLSTLVSALNLSPDAVRWGAVALLFVFGLTLAVPALQLRFEVLAARVVPHRVATGNSKGGDGFGGGLLVGLTLGLVWTPCVGPILASVTTLALSGQVTAFAVAVTLAYALGVALPMLAIMRGGRAMLKRVPALMGNLSRIQQTFGVVLAVFAVGMAFGLDRAAQTFIVERVPYVQRLTFLEETDSVREQLEQQAP
- a CDS encoding thioredoxin family protein — translated: MSDYTPNTAAASRSALSRLALPALVLPGMLVAAALLSSAAPAQTMATPTMTTPAMTDTMKKSGGYVVYTKAAFDAAKGTQRVLFFHATWCPNCKAADADIKKNLAQLPAGVTVFKTDYDKESALKKQYGITYQHTFVLVDAQGKALKKWAGGNLRDIIANTKKANTN
- a CDS encoding ArsC/Spx/MgsR family protein translates to MFGTKKNPATRAAERFFKERRVKIHFVDLSVKPIAKGELTRFVQKFGLNALLDMEGKAYERSNLAYLRTTEEGIITRIIETPELLKLPLVRGGKVLTVGEDAEGWGRMLEG
- the ruvB gene encoding Holliday junction branch migration DNA helicase RuvB, which produces MTEPLDPALRPKTLTEYVGQERLKEKLGVYLQAAKGRKEALDHTLLFGPPGLGKTTLAHIIAHELGVNIRVTSGPAIEKPGDLAAILTNSLEEGDVLFIDEIHRLGRVAEEHLYPAMEDFKLDIVLGQGPAARTIELPLPRFTLVGATTRPGLITAPMRSRFGIMEHLEYYTPEEIGTNLLRDARLLGFGLDETAAIEIGARSRGTMRIAKRLLRRVRDYAEVAGESLIGLDRAMHALDKLGLDAAGLDDRDKKYLETLIHRFAGGPVGVDTLATAISEDALTLEDVYEPYLIQLGFIKRTPRGRVATAHAYDHLGLPVSGVDGDFSGFLTN